From a single Sebaldella sp. S0638 genomic region:
- the dhaM gene encoding dihydroxyacetone kinase phosphoryl donor subunit DhaM, whose translation MIGLVVVSHNRKLAEEIINFSNEMKQFDFPVENGGGTSSEIYGTEPQIIIDAVKRADKGEGVLIFVDLGSSIMNAEMAIEMLENPEKVHIVDAPLVEGVISAVAGNFPGISTEELKQISEESKNFIKIK comes from the coding sequence ATGATAGGTTTAGTAGTAGTAAGTCACAATAGAAAATTAGCAGAGGAAATAATAAATTTTTCAAATGAAATGAAACAGTTTGACTTTCCGGTGGAAAACGGCGGAGGAACAAGCAGTGAAATATACGGAACAGAACCTCAGATAATAATAGATGCGGTAAAACGTGCCGATAAAGGGGAAGGTGTACTTATATTTGTAGACTTGGGAAGTTCAATAATGAATGCGGAAATGGCTATTGAAATGCTGGAAAATCCTGAAAAAGTACATATAGTAGATGCACCGCTGGTAGAAGGTGTAATATCAGCAGTTGCAGGGAATTTTCCCGGAATATCAACAGAAGAATTAAAACAGATATCTGAAGAAAGCAAAAACTTTATAAAAATAAAATAA
- the dhaL gene encoding dihydroxyacetone kinase subunit DhaL translates to MKNDRVIDVLDEIAKIVVAHEEELTDLDRAIGDGDHGLNLKRGFDAVIAKVDYFRENEDNMDLSKLLNDTAMILLSTVGGASGPLYATALMKMAKAFKDKNEGSVDIDNIEYAVKEAVEGIKQRGNSAVGDKTMVDTLEPFYIAFKKAVQDEKNLKDSFAEGLKAAEKGMLSTKDIQAKRGRASYLGERSIGTIDPGACSSYLILKTIYNQI, encoded by the coding sequence TTGAAAAATGACAGAGTAATTGATGTATTGGATGAAATAGCCAAGATAGTAGTAGCTCATGAAGAAGAACTCACAGATCTGGACAGGGCAATAGGAGACGGGGATCACGGACTGAATCTGAAAAGAGGATTTGATGCAGTAATAGCTAAAGTGGATTATTTTCGGGAAAATGAAGATAATATGGATTTATCAAAGCTTTTGAATGATACTGCAATGATACTTTTATCAACAGTAGGCGGAGCTTCAGGGCCCCTTTATGCTACGGCACTTATGAAAATGGCAAAAGCTTTTAAGGATAAAAATGAAGGAAGTGTAGATATAGATAATATAGAATATGCTGTAAAAGAAGCTGTGGAAGGCATAAAACAAAGAGGGAATTCAGCAGTAGGCGATAAAACAATGGTAGATACACTTGAACCATTTTATATTGCTTTTAAGAAAGCTGTTCAGGATGAGAAAAATCTCAAGGACAGTTTTGCAGAAGGATTGAAGGCAGCTGAAAAAGGGATGTTATCAACAAAGGATATTCAGGCAAAACGTGGGAGAGCAAGCTATCTCGGAGAGAGAAGCATAGGAACCATTGATCCCGGAGCATGTTCAAGCTATCTCATATTAAAAACAATTTATAATCAAATTTAG
- the dhaK gene encoding dihydroxyacetone kinase subunit DhaK, translating into MKKLINKTENIVREMLEGIADAYPDTLEKVPDFNIIKRKIIDNKVNLVSGGGSGHEPAHAGYVGCGMLDAAVAGEVFTSPTPDQVLEGIKAVKSEKGVLLIIKNYSGDIMNFEMAADMADMEDIKVEKVVVNDDIAMEDSTYTIGRRGVAGTVLVHKISGGAAEDGLDLAEVKRIAEKTIKNVKTLGMSLGPCIVPASGKESFHLEEDEIEMGLGIHGEPGIHKEKLKTADEHVEYMMEKLLAEQKFSENEKTAVLINGLGATPLMELYIINRKVSEILKNNKIEISETIVGNYMTSLEMPGFSITLLKLDEELEKYLKFIAKTPAYKN; encoded by the coding sequence ATGAAAAAATTAATCAACAAAACAGAGAATATTGTCAGGGAAATGCTGGAGGGTATAGCTGATGCCTATCCGGATACTCTGGAAAAGGTACCGGATTTTAATATTATCAAAAGAAAAATTATAGATAATAAAGTTAACCTTGTCAGCGGAGGAGGAAGCGGACACGAGCCTGCACATGCGGGTTATGTGGGCTGTGGAATGCTGGATGCGGCAGTGGCAGGTGAAGTATTCACATCACCGACACCTGATCAGGTTCTTGAAGGAATAAAAGCAGTAAAGTCTGAAAAAGGTGTACTTCTTATAATAAAGAATTACAGCGGGGATATAATGAATTTTGAAATGGCAGCTGATATGGCTGACATGGAAGATATAAAAGTGGAAAAAGTAGTAGTAAATGATGATATAGCGATGGAAGACAGCACATATACAATAGGAAGAAGAGGTGTGGCTGGAACCGTACTGGTTCATAAGATCAGCGGCGGTGCGGCAGAAGACGGGCTTGATCTCGCAGAAGTAAAGAGAATAGCGGAAAAAACAATAAAAAATGTAAAAACACTCGGGATGTCTTTGGGTCCGTGCATAGTACCAGCCAGCGGCAAAGAAAGTTTTCACCTTGAAGAAGATGAGATAGAAATGGGGCTCGGAATTCACGGAGAACCCGGTATACACAAAGAAAAACTCAAAACAGCAGATGAGCATGTGGAATATATGATGGAAAAGCTTCTTGCAGAGCAGAAATTTTCTGAAAATGAAAAGACAGCAGTGCTGATAAACGGATTAGGAGCAACGCCATTAATGGAACTATATATAATAAACAGAAAAGTTTCTGAAATTTTGAAAAATAATAAAATAGAAATATCTGAAACTATAGTAGGAAACTATATGACTTCTCTTGAAATGCCCGGTTTTTCAATAACACTGCTAAAGCTTGATGAAGAACTGGAAAAGTATCTAAAATTCATAGCCAAAACACCGGCATATAAGAACTGA
- a CDS encoding DNA polymerase beta superfamily protein, with the protein MSDNEKELITEELLALEKKENIKILFAVESGSRAWGFESKDSDYDVRFVYVRPLEWYMSISRRKDTLEVMINEDLDFAGWDLNKALELLAKSNPPLGEWLNSSIVYMNRDNSISEFSELFDKYLRENALVYHYLSMASKDIETLREKKEIKLKKYFYMLRSLLASKWVMVYHEKPPILLSKLLTLTENKEVLNETGKLLEMKKAGNEGTKIIGNEIINEFIFDTKKEVEEMVKNVSNSKNTDLKFLDRFFLDKVLYYEKM; encoded by the coding sequence GTGAGCGATAATGAAAAGGAACTTATAACAGAGGAGCTTCTGGCATTAGAGAAAAAAGAAAATATAAAAATCCTGTTTGCTGTGGAATCAGGCAGCAGAGCTTGGGGATTTGAATCTAAAGACAGTGACTATGATGTACGTTTTGTTTATGTGAGACCGCTTGAATGGTATATGTCAATAAGCAGAAGAAAAGACACATTAGAAGTTATGATAAATGAGGACTTGGACTTCGCAGGATGGGATCTGAACAAAGCTCTTGAACTTCTGGCAAAAAGCAATCCGCCTTTGGGAGAATGGCTGAATTCCAGTATTGTCTATATGAACAGAGATAACAGCATATCAGAGTTTTCAGAGCTTTTTGATAAATATCTAAGAGAAAATGCCTTGGTTTATCACTATTTAAGCATGGCTTCCAAAGACATTGAAACTCTGAGAGAGAAAAAGGAAATAAAACTAAAAAAATATTTTTATATGTTAAGGTCTCTATTAGCATCTAAGTGGGTAATGGTATATCATGAAAAGCCTCCTATACTTCTGAGTAAGCTTCTTACACTAACGGAAAATAAGGAAGTTCTTAATGAAACAGGCAAGCTTTTGGAAATGAAAAAAGCTGGTAATGAGGGTACTAAAATAATAGGAAATGAAATAATTAATGAATTTATTTTTGATACAAAAAAGGAAGTGGAAGAAATGGTAAAGAATGTTTCTAATTCTAAAAATACCGATCTGAAATTTCTTGATAGATTTTTTCTTGATAAGGTTCTTTATTATGAAAAAATGTAG
- a CDS encoding RNA methyltransferase: MREKVYVGLVHYPVYNKNNDIVATSVTNFDIHDISRTCRTYDIENYFIVTPLDAQKELTGRIIGFWQEGDGIAFNKNRNEAFERTRLMDSIEDCIKKIREQEGKEPRIITTSAKTFPNSVSYEELSNEIYNDENPYLLLFGTGWGLTDEIMGMSYKILNPIRGKTEYNHLSVRSAVSIILDRLFGDN; encoded by the coding sequence ATGAGGGAAAAAGTATATGTAGGTTTGGTACATTATCCTGTATATAATAAAAATAACGATATTGTGGCAACATCAGTAACCAATTTTGATATACACGATATATCAAGAACATGCCGTACTTATGATATAGAAAATTATTTTATAGTAACGCCGCTTGATGCACAAAAGGAACTTACAGGAAGAATCATAGGTTTTTGGCAGGAAGGCGACGGTATAGCGTTTAATAAAAACAGAAATGAGGCTTTTGAGCGTACGAGACTTATGGATTCCATAGAAGACTGTATAAAAAAAATCAGGGAACAAGAAGGAAAAGAACCAAGAATAATAACAACTTCAGCAAAAACTTTCCCTAATTCAGTATCTTATGAAGAATTAAGCAATGAAATATATAATGATGAAAATCCTTACCTTCTCCTTTTCGGGACAGGATGGGGATTAACAGACGAGATAATGGGGATGTCGTATAAAATATTAAATCCTATAAGAGGAAAAACGGAGTATAATCATCTTTCAGTAAGAAGTGCTGTTTCTATTATTCTTGACAGACTGTTTGGTGATAATTAG
- a CDS encoding gamma carbonic anhydrase family protein, whose amino-acid sequence MIYSLGEKMPKVDKDTFVADSASVIGDVELADGVNIWFGAVLRGDLEKISIGSGSNVQDNSTIHTDFGIPCRVGKNVTVGHNVILHSCDIDDNVIVGMGSTVLNGAKVGKNCLIGANSLVTHKLPYEDGVLIMGQPAKIIRKLTEDEIKHIFDNADHYVKNGRHFKENLKEIK is encoded by the coding sequence ATGATATATTCATTAGGAGAGAAAATGCCAAAAGTGGATAAAGATACTTTTGTGGCAGATTCAGCTTCAGTAATAGGTGATGTGGAACTCGCAGACGGTGTAAATATATGGTTTGGAGCTGTTTTGAGAGGGGATCTGGAAAAAATAAGCATAGGCTCGGGAAGCAATGTCCAGGATAATTCTACGATACACACAGATTTTGGAATACCATGCAGAGTGGGGAAAAATGTCACTGTAGGTCATAATGTTATTCTTCACAGCTGTGATATTGATGATAATGTAATAGTAGGAATGGGAAGTACAGTATTAAACGGTGCAAAAGTCGGTAAGAACTGCCTTATAGGAGCGAATTCCCTTGTTACACATAAACTGCCGTATGAAGACGGAGTGCTTATTATGGGACAGCCTGCTAAAATAATCAGAAAACTTACAGAAGATGAAATAAAGCATATCTTTGATAATGCAGATCATTATGTGAAAAACGGGAGACATTTTAAAGAAAATCTGAAGGAGATAAAATGA
- the trmD gene encoding tRNA (guanosine(37)-N1)-methyltransferase TrmD, with protein sequence MKFTVLTLFPEIFELYLNQTIIQRAVDMGIVNYEIVNIREFSGNKHGQVDDTPFGGGAGMVLKPEPYWNYFKMKSHENPNKPFVIFVTPQGVPASQKIVGEIAEMEDVVLISGRYEGLDQRVIDNFVDLEVSIGDFVLSSGDLPVLCLMDSVIRIKDGVIKKESFETDSFYNGLLGFPQYTKPAVIEDVEVPEVLTSGHHKKIDEYRLLESLKKTYRNRPDLLEKKLSEDENFRTIWEKYKKEIEL encoded by the coding sequence ATGAAATTTACTGTATTAACTTTATTTCCTGAAATATTTGAGCTGTATCTGAATCAGACAATTATTCAGAGAGCCGTGGATATGGGAATAGTGAATTATGAAATTGTGAATATAAGAGAATTCAGCGGGAATAAACACGGACAGGTTGACGATACACCTTTTGGCGGAGGTGCGGGTATGGTATTAAAGCCGGAACCTTACTGGAATTATTTCAAAATGAAAAGCCATGAAAACCCGAATAAACCTTTTGTTATTTTCGTTACTCCCCAGGGAGTACCTGCAAGCCAGAAAATAGTGGGAGAGATTGCCGAGATGGAAGATGTAGTCCTTATATCAGGACGATATGAGGGGCTGGATCAAAGAGTAATAGATAATTTTGTGGACTTGGAAGTTTCTATTGGAGACTTTGTATTAAGCAGCGGGGATCTTCCTGTGCTTTGTCTTATGGATTCGGTAATCCGTATAAAAGACGGGGTTATTAAAAAAGAATCTTTTGAAACGGATTCTTTTTATAATGGTCTGCTTGGTTTTCCGCAGTATACCAAACCAGCCGTAATAGAAGACGTGGAAGTACCTGAGGTATTAACATCAGGTCATCATAAAAAAATAGATGAATACAGATTATTGGAATCTTTGAAAAAAACATATAGAAACAGACCGGATCTTCTGGAGAAAAAATTAAGTGAAGATGAGAATTTTCGGACAATATGGGAAAAATATAAAAAGGAGATAGAATTATGA
- the rimM gene encoding ribosome maturation factor RimM (Essential for efficient processing of 16S rRNA), with amino-acid sequence MELVNIGTVTGTHHLNGAVKVTSIFQDTDVIISEKVLLEKNNEKKLCTVKSIKRINNKKLIVEFSEINNINDAKNLNGYQIKIRRDLLPEKTEDDFYYNDLLGMKVFEKEEHLGDVLDTLETAAHDILVVVNSDSREILIPMVDNFVKKIDFETGKIEVELIEGMKE; translated from the coding sequence ATGGAATTAGTAAATATTGGAACAGTAACAGGTACTCATCATTTGAACGGAGCAGTAAAAGTAACTTCGATATTTCAGGATACAGATGTAATAATATCAGAAAAAGTGCTGCTTGAGAAAAATAATGAAAAAAAGCTCTGTACTGTTAAATCAATAAAAAGAATTAATAATAAGAAGCTTATAGTGGAATTTTCCGAAATAAACAATATAAATGATGCAAAAAATCTAAACGGATATCAGATAAAAATACGAAGAGATCTTCTGCCTGAAAAGACAGAGGATGATTTTTATTATAATGACCTGCTCGGGATGAAAGTTTTTGAGAAAGAGGAACATCTCGGTGATGTTCTGGATACTCTGGAAACTGCTGCCCATGATATTTTAGTGGTGGTAAACAGTGACAGCAGGGAAATACTTATACCAATGGTAGATAATTTTGTAAAAAAGATAGACTTTGAAACGGGAAAAATAGAAGTAGAATTAATAGAAGGAATGAAAGAATGA
- a CDS encoding KH domain-containing protein: protein MSRYFDTVNFLVENLVESKSSFHLESNEKGKSIFIKIIVDEANMGKLIGKNGRIITSIRTLISSIAKKENKIVKIEIKKAG from the coding sequence ATGAGTAGATATTTTGACACTGTAAATTTTTTAGTGGAAAACTTGGTTGAAAGCAAAAGTTCTTTTCACCTGGAAAGTAACGAGAAGGGAAAGAGTATATTTATCAAAATAATAGTAGACGAGGCAAATATGGGGAAACTAATTGGTAAAAACGGAAGAATCATTACTTCTATAAGAACTCTTATCTCATCAATTGCCAAAAAAGAAAACAAAATAGTAAAAATAGAAATAAAAAAAGCTGGATAA
- a CDS encoding thioesterase family protein, which yields MKEKIVEHRVYYYDTDKMGVVYHSNYLKWMEVARTEFFRDTLPYSRLEEMGVMLPVKTLNIEYFNSVKYDELIKIKIKLLEFSKIKIKFLYEIYDENFTQLKAKAETVNTFTDINGNLKRLSNELLKKLKGE from the coding sequence ATGAAAGAAAAAATAGTGGAACATCGGGTTTATTATTATGATACTGACAAAATGGGTGTAGTATATCATTCCAATTATCTGAAGTGGATGGAAGTGGCAAGAACGGAATTTTTCAGGGATACACTGCCATACAGCAGACTTGAGGAAATGGGTGTTATGCTCCCGGTAAAAACACTGAATATAGAATATTTCAATTCTGTAAAATATGATGAACTAATAAAAATTAAAATAAAATTGCTTGAGTTTTCAAAGATAAAAATAAAATTTTTATATGAGATTTATGATGAAAACTTCACACAACTAAAAGCCAAAGCTGAAACAGTAAATACTTTCACTGACATAAACGGAAATCTGAAAAGGCTTTCTAATGAGTTATTGAAAAAATTAAAAGGAGAATGA
- a CDS encoding DUF4911 domain-containing protein: MKSWEYIIKTRKSDIDYINKIVEVHEGMANVRTLNSEDGMIKVLTNEFFLDDVELLLEKLTKHGVEIEILEKREWQGVL, from the coding sequence ATGAAAAGCTGGGAATATATAATAAAAACAAGAAAATCTGATATAGATTATATAAATAAAATAGTAGAGGTACATGAGGGAATGGCCAATGTCAGAACTCTGAACAGTGAAGACGGCATGATAAAAGTGCTTACCAATGAGTTTTTTTTAGATGATGTGGAATTACTTCTGGAAAAATTAACAAAACACGGAGTGGAAATAGAAATTCTTGAAAAAAGAGAGTGGCAGGGAGTATTATAA
- the rsmA gene encoding 16S rRNA (adenine(1518)-N(6)/adenine(1519)-N(6))-dimethyltransferase RsmA: protein MLNNTREKNFRTKKKYGQNFLENKEILEQIFSYADIDETDAIIEIGPGLGFLTKTLTEKARKVYAFEIDDDLVKILREKFSKAENLEIIHTDFMDYDLSEIVSKEKNIKVVANIPYYITSPIIGKLIEYRDSIDEIYVMVQKEVAERISAVSPSSDISLLTHGVQFFGDAEYLFTVKKEFFNPVPKVDSAFLGIKLFKNREYEKQIDEKEYFKYLKAAFSNKRKSLGNNMKSLGYNKEQVGTALEKTGKKPLARAEEFSVQEFIEFINALKDEK, encoded by the coding sequence ATGTTGAATAATACCAGAGAAAAAAATTTCAGGACAAAAAAGAAATACGGTCAGAATTTTTTGGAAAATAAGGAGATACTGGAACAGATATTTTCTTATGCAGATATAGATGAAACTGATGCTATAATTGAGATAGGACCCGGATTGGGCTTTCTTACAAAAACACTTACAGAAAAAGCGCGAAAAGTATATGCATTTGAGATAGATGACGATCTGGTAAAAATACTGCGTGAAAAATTTTCCAAAGCAGAGAATCTGGAGATAATTCATACAGATTTTATGGATTATGATTTATCAGAGATAGTATCAAAAGAGAAAAATATAAAAGTAGTCGCTAATATTCCGTATTATATTACATCGCCTATCATAGGGAAACTCATAGAATACAGAGATTCCATAGATGAGATATATGTAATGGTACAGAAGGAAGTAGCAGAGAGAATAAGTGCCGTAAGTCCAAGCAGTGATATCAGTCTTTTGACACATGGAGTACAGTTTTTCGGAGATGCCGAATACCTTTTTACCGTAAAAAAAGAGTTTTTTAATCCTGTACCAAAGGTGGATTCTGCTTTTCTGGGAATAAAGCTTTTTAAAAACAGGGAATATGAGAAACAGATAGATGAAAAAGAATATTTTAAATATCTGAAAGCAGCTTTTTCCAATAAAAGAAAAAGTCTGGGAAATAATATGAAAAGCCTTGGTTATAATAAAGAACAAGTAGGGACAGCATTAGAAAAAACAGGGAAAAAGCCTCTTGCCAGAGCTGAGGAATTTTCAGTACAGGAATTTATAGAATTTATAAATGCTTTAAAGGATGAAAAATAA
- the hpt gene encoding hypoxanthine phosphoribosyltransferase encodes MTKKDWEYGISKTLIDSETLHARIKELGAEITRDFEGKEEDLVVICLLKGSLLFMADLIREIKLPITIDFMEISSYGNEFESTREVKILKDLEGSIMGKDVLIVEDIIDSGLTLKKVLKIIGGRGAKEVYLCTLLDKKVKRVADIDVQYIGFEIEDEFVLGYGLDFKQEYRNIPYIAVMGENVE; translated from the coding sequence ATGACAAAAAAAGATTGGGAATATGGAATCAGTAAAACATTGATTGACAGTGAAACACTCCACGCAAGAATAAAGGAATTAGGAGCAGAAATAACAAGAGATTTTGAAGGAAAAGAAGAAGATCTGGTAGTTATCTGTCTGCTGAAGGGCTCACTTCTGTTCATGGCAGATCTTATCAGGGAGATAAAACTGCCGATAACAATAGATTTTATGGAAATTTCAAGTTACGGAAACGAATTTGAAAGCACAAGGGAAGTAAAGATCTTAAAAGATCTTGAAGGAAGCATAATGGGAAAAGACGTGCTTATCGTGGAAGATATTATCGATTCAGGTCTTACACTAAAAAAAGTATTGAAAATAATAGGCGGAAGAGGAGCAAAAGAAGTATACTTATGCACACTTCTTGATAAAAAGGTAAAAAGAGTGGCAGATATTGATGTACAGTATATAGGCTTTGAAATAGAAGATGAATTCGTACTGGGATATGGTCTGGACTTTAAACAGGAATACAGAAATATTCCGTATATTGCAGTAATGGGTGAAAATGTTGAATAA
- a CDS encoding PASTA domain-containing protein, producing MAGRIRINYIKFIIFVISLAVIIIFGRDVFVRRFFNEQKSEVPNVMNLDVKDAEKYLKEAGLKVKINSSNSEKVGFNKVFIQYPEAGKIVKSNRTIQIWVNNGKGKEVPNIEKMELLEAKSILQNSDIQIEKIDYQPSDAKFNTIISVYPAPGTKLDPNQKISLLVSSRKILDASVMPNLIGLDLNDAQTLLVQMGLKAGKISRSNDDTLPVNAIISTNPAPGAKIEKGQTVSIVINSGPAPRKAEPTIEDIIKQNSADNVTNQNVEDIINQTMEKIDEKSTKPATPPANNNNAKPDTPAGGDSQPKPAPQPKKPDNGGSAAPAQE from the coding sequence ATGGCTGGAAGAATCAGAATAAACTACATAAAATTTATAATTTTCGTAATTTCATTAGCTGTTATAATAATATTTGGAAGAGATGTATTCGTAAGACGTTTCTTTAATGAACAAAAATCAGAAGTTCCGAATGTAATGAATTTGGATGTAAAAGACGCGGAAAAATACCTGAAAGAAGCAGGTTTAAAGGTTAAGATAAATAGTTCAAACTCAGAAAAAGTAGGATTTAATAAAGTATTTATCCAATATCCCGAAGCGGGAAAAATCGTAAAATCTAACAGAACAATACAGATTTGGGTTAATAACGGAAAAGGAAAAGAGGTTCCAAACATAGAGAAAATGGAACTGCTTGAAGCAAAATCAATACTTCAGAACTCTGATATTCAGATAGAGAAAATTGATTATCAGCCTTCAGATGCAAAGTTCAACACTATAATCTCAGTATACCCTGCACCGGGAACAAAGCTTGATCCTAACCAGAAGATATCACTTCTTGTTTCTTCAAGAAAAATACTTGATGCTTCTGTTATGCCTAATCTTATCGGTCTTGATCTGAATGATGCACAGACGCTGCTTGTTCAGATGGGATTAAAAGCAGGAAAAATAAGCAGATCAAATGATGATACTCTGCCTGTTAATGCCATAATATCTACTAACCCGGCTCCGGGAGCCAAAATAGAAAAAGGACAGACTGTATCTATTGTTATAAATTCAGGTCCTGCACCAAGAAAAGCAGAACCTACAATTGAAGATATCATAAAACAGAACTCTGCTGATAATGTTACTAACCAGAATGTAGAAGACATTATTAATCAGACTATGGAAAAAATTGACGAGAAGAGTACAAAGCCAGCTACTCCTCCTGCCAATAACAATAACGCAAAACCAGATACTCCTGCCGGAGGAGACAGCCAGCCTAAGCCTGCACCGCAGCCTAAAAAGCCGGATAACGGTGGTTCTGCTGCTCCTGCACAGGAATAA
- the rsgA gene encoding ribosome small subunit-dependent GTPase A, whose translation MRKIKGFYYVSTDNDVYECKLRGTLKMKNNKLNCIVGDIVEFDEKELAIYNVFDRKNYLDRPLISNIDYAGITFAVKSPDFDYTNFQKVLLNVYDRNISPSVIFTKTDLISDSELKEFLSEFHKVFSGLELDVFPVVAMDNSTLSDLKEFINGKITAFSGPSGVGKSTLINNLLDEDILRTGDISEKTDRGKHTTTESRIFELNNSTLIVDTPGFSSLDFPKLKEKSALSFLFPDFQEYVSSCKFRDCTHINEPECGVKNALENKQIPELRYEFYLYSYNNIFREVKK comes from the coding sequence ATAAGGAAAATTAAGGGTTTCTACTATGTCAGTACTGATAATGATGTATACGAATGTAAACTAAGGGGAACCCTTAAAATGAAAAATAATAAACTTAACTGTATCGTCGGCGATATAGTGGAATTTGACGAAAAAGAACTGGCAATCTACAATGTCTTTGACAGAAAGAACTATCTTGACAGACCGCTTATTTCAAATATTGATTACGCAGGTATTACTTTTGCGGTTAAGTCACCGGATTTTGATTACACTAATTTTCAGAAAGTACTTTTAAATGTTTATGACAGAAATATCAGTCCCTCTGTTATCTTTACCAAAACAGACCTGATTTCAGATTCAGAATTAAAAGAATTTCTTAGTGAGTTTCATAAGGTATTTTCCGGTCTTGAGCTTGATGTTTTTCCTGTTGTTGCCATGGATAACAGCACTCTTTCAGACTTGAAAGAGTTTATCAACGGGAAGATAACAGCCTTTTCGGGGCCGAGCGGTGTTGGTAAGTCTACTCTTATTAATAATCTTCTTGATGAAGATATTTTGAGAACAGGTGATATTAGTGAAAAAACAGACAGAGGAAAACATACTACCACTGAAAGCCGTATTTTTGAACTTAATAATTCTACTTTAATAGTAGATACACCGGGATTTTCCAGTCTGGATTTCCCGAAACTAAAAGAAAAATCTGCACTTTCGTTTTTATTCCCTGATTTTCAGGAATATGTCAGTTCATGTAAGTTCAGAGACTGCACACATATAAACGAACCTGAGTGCGGTGTGAAAAATGCTTTGGAAAACAAGCAGATTCCAGAATTAAGATACGAATTTTACTTGTATTCATATAATAATATTTTTAGAGAGGTGAAAAAATGA
- the rpe gene encoding ribulose-phosphate 3-epimerase: MIKVAPSVLAADFSILKEELVNLEKAGADYIHLDVMDGNFVPNISFGAPVIKELRKCSKLIFDVHLMVEMPERYIEDFVNAGADIITVHVESTNHLDRTIELIKSYGIKAGVTLNPATPVESLKYIINKVDMVLVMSVNPGFGGQSFIEYSLDKIREIRNMRPDVDIQVDGGITDITAKRVVEAGANILVAGSYVFNGDYKEKIDSLRGGK; encoded by the coding sequence ATGATAAAAGTTGCTCCTTCTGTTCTGGCAGCAGATTTTAGCATTCTTAAAGAAGAGCTTGTAAATTTGGAAAAGGCAGGTGCTGATTATATACATTTAGATGTTATGGATGGTAATTTTGTCCCTAATATATCTTTCGGTGCCCCTGTTATAAAAGAACTCCGAAAATGCAGCAAACTGATATTCGATGTTCATTTAATGGTAGAAATGCCCGAAAGATATATAGAGGATTTTGTTAATGCAGGTGCTGATATTATCACTGTTCATGTAGAAAGCACCAATCATCTTGACAGAACCATTGAATTAATCAAATCTTACGGTATAAAAGCCGGAGTTACACTAAATCCCGCTACTCCTGTCGAATCTTTGAAATATATTATTAATAAGGTCGATATGGTTCTGGTAATGAGTGTAAATCCCGGATTTGGCGGTCAGAGTTTTATAGAATATTCACTGGACAAAATAAGAGAAATCAGAAATATGCGTCCTGATGTTGATATACAAGTCGACGGAGGCATCACAGACATTACTGCAAAAAGAGTAGTAGAAGCAGGAGCCAATATCTTAGTTGCCGGTTCTTATGTATTTAACGGCGATTATAAAGAAAAAATTGACTCTCTCAGAGGAGGTAAGTAA